Part of the Psilocybe cubensis strain MGC-MH-2018 chromosome 11, whole genome shotgun sequence genome is shown below.
CCTCGAACATACATCTTTTCTGCGTTACTTTACTATCATGCTTTTGTGcttcttttgatttttgtaGTTTCAAGTGTTCCGTTTCTATCATTTTATCTCATTATCTGCGTCCTTTTTCTTTAGTTTTCTTTAGTATTCAAAATTAAACCTGGATCTTGTCCCAAGCTACGCGTGATACTTAATCCTTGAATCGTTGCAAAGTAACTTCATACCATTCATAATGATTTTAATATTCGCCATGATTTCCGTGTCATGAACAAACAAAGTTTACGGTATATTAACTAGAACAGGAGAaatgaaatcaaaaagaaatggaaaaagAGTGACCGAGGTAGGGGTCGAACCTACAATCTCCTGATTGCGAGATCACGTGATCAGAAGTGCACGTACTGATCGTAGTCAGACGCGATGCCATTTCGCCACACGGCCATATCTATCATTATAAAATTACGTTACTACACATGAAAATAACTGTTTTCAGTTTTCCTGCAAGCCATACTTTTCTTATTTCTTCCAAGTTCAACACATCGGTGCAGGTATTATCATGTCACCGTCTGCCAACCATCAGAGGACCCGTAAATCCTGATGCTCAGAAACTTACTTCATTTTCCTATATTTCACCTTTCAAACATCCACAGCAATAGTGCACGGACTGACGCCGAGAGTCGCAAGAGCGGTGCAATACAAACTCAAGAGGGGAAAAGTGTATATTCTATAAGCCACAAACTATCGATCAGTTACAATATTGGTAATAATACAGATGTCGAAGAGCACGAGTTCAGAGGCATAAAAGCAAAGTGTTCGGCTAATTAAAGAAGCCAGTTGACTTCCAATATTTAACCCATAGTTGGGCGTCCCCATTACTTAGGGAAGGGATGTTGCGCATGGTTGTACTGACATTTTGCGATTTGGTTGTCAAAAATTCTGCTATGCCGCCACTTTCCGTGCCCTTGATCTGGCCGGACCTCAGCGCCGAGTCCACTGTGGCAGCTCCTCTGAAAAAATCGAGGAGCTTGATGGCAGGCTTCCAGAAATTTAACATTCAGAAAAGTGGTATGAGACAGGACAGATATTGCTTACAATAGCCTTGTGATCTTCAGGGTTTGCACGCTTTGCGCGTTTTTCCAGAAGCGAGTACCAGTCTTGGATAGGCAATACAGGGATTTGCGTAGTTGTGACGCCTTCCTGGACGAGAGCGTTATTTATCGCACTGACGATATCGTCAAAAGGTATTGGTCTAGGATGCACCAGATTGagagcaggaggaagatCCGAATTGTGCAATGCAACATCGATTATGCTCTGGGCAACCCCATCCATGGGCAACCACGATGCAAACTTGACGTTATAATGAAAAATCAGGCTCTAGGTTACTAATACAACGGAAAGAAATACCCACCCCGAACATAGAGGGAAGAGCATTAAGCTCAATGCTCGACTTTACAAGAATCGGCACCCAGTCGGTCGTGGCCCATGCTCCTTTAGGTTGCCCACCAGAAATTTGGCCTACTCGGAACGAGGTACCATTAACACCGCTTTGAGTGATGAGCTAGATCCATGAAAAATTACTTCGGGTAGCTTTGGGTATTGCAAATATCAGAACTTACTCTTTCAGCCACATACTTCGATTCACCGTACCCGTTCCCGATGGCATATTTTGGATCTAGGAGAACTTCCTCTGCGTAGGGGCCACGAGACCTATCCCAAGAAAATGCGGAAGCCACAGATGAAGTAAAGAGCAGCTTGGTTGACGAACCAGCAGACGTTGATTGTGCAAGGTCGATCAGGTTGCGAGTTCCACGGACCATGGGCTCAAAAGATACCAATTGCAGGTTGAAGTCAACCCTCCATGCAGCGTGGATGATGACGTTGACATTGTCGAGTAACTGCGAAATAACTGTTCAGAATATCCAAGCAAAAATATATCGGCGCATATACCAACCTCTTGATAGCGTCCTTGCTCCAATCCAATATGCTTTTTCGTGATGTCTCCGTCCAGTAAAACCAATTTATCGTCCGATAATAACCCAACATCAAATCCTCTATCCTCAAATCGCGCAACATGCCTTGCGCGAGCATCTTTCGAAGGACGGTTTAGAGCATAGATCTTCTTGACAGCTTCATTCTTCAGGAGACCTGCCAAAATTTCAGAGCCAAGGTTGCCCGTAGTGCCGGTGAGAAGCACGGTTGCAGAGTTTTCTGGAGTGCCGGATAGCAATGGCTTCTGAAATCCGACATTGTATTTCGAAATCATTTCCTCGATGGCATCAACTCTGCTTGTGGTCACAAGGTTACTGTCAGGGTCCCTGATGAGACCCAAGAGGAATGTGGAAAGTTTCTCGATAGATGGATAGTTATAGACTAGACTCTGAGCAATCATTTCCGAAGCCTTAAGAGTTTCCTTGTTCGATTGCAAGGCTCCGACGATACGGCGGCGAAGGATAGTCGAGCTCAAGCTGAATGAAAACACGTTAGATGACGGAGACTATCGGCAGGGTGAAACTCACCTGTCGACACCTTGTTCAAACAAATCGACGGAGATGCAGGAAACCTTGCCTGATGTTATATCAGCGACTTGATGCATCAACCATTTTCTTGTTGCCTCTTCTGTCCAttctggaggaggagaaactGTTTCGGCACTGACGGTTGATTCGATGGAAGCGTATCTATATTCTATGTTTAATCTCAAGCATGTTAAGTGTAGGTTGAAAATTTAAAGCATACAGGGCTTCAATCTCCTCGTGATATAGCGCCAATGAGGCTTTTCGCATGACGGTGCCCTTGCCAGCACGAGGAAGAGGTTTGTTCGGAGAAGTAAAGATAATGAGTTCTTTGAAAATCCTGCTGAACGCTGGTGCAACTCGGTTTGCTTCTTCGATGACAGGCCTGTTGAATGCATCAGTGAGTGATAAATATGATAAATGTGATGCGCATATACCTACCACATGAGGTTTCTTCCTTGAATAACGTTAACTTCGATCGACGGATCAAAATTATACGTGGGCTTAAGCTCGATGAGCACGCCAGCTTGATCATGTTCCCGTCCAAAAATCACGACCCCCATGGTGCTTTCGACGACAACATATTAATTTACAACCGAACACACGTTAGAACGTATGCTCACAATGGACTATTCAAGATGATGTTTTCCATTGGCGCAGGAACCGTTTTCTCTCCGGACGAATGTATAATAACGTCATCTTTTCGGCCAACACTGGAGTATCTTCAGAAAAAGACGACGCGCCAACGGAAAGTAGCTCACATCTTCCAAAAATTCGGCACTGTAGGGTGTGGGATAAAGAGGTCGGCACTAGCATATCCCTTAATGTCAGGCATATTCTCAACTGATAGCTGGTGGTCAGGAGAAGTCTGGTATACGCCATTAGAAAAATCAGAGACTTGTGCGGAGGCAAACGCACTAAAAACTGGCACTCATAAGTGCCGTCACCTTGAGGGTCCCATCTGATCCTCACGCACTCGTCCATAGAAATCCATTCCCAATCACCGTAACCCCCTGACCTGCGCTTGAGATAGGTCGGCGCACCAAACTCGGTACCACCAAATATTGGGCTTAATTTTACTCCTGAATCTGTCATAAAATTACCGAGTTTGGTAGGAACAGAACCTCCAGACCACGTCTAGGATAGAGTTGAAAAGAAACGTCCACATCAATGTCATATAGACTTACCACCATATCCAGTTTGGCTAGAAACTCGACATGCTTTCTATTTTGGGCCCAGCTTTGCAAAAGGGTCGGGATGGAAATCAGAACGTTGCAGTTGGTCCTGCGCGTATGATCGATGATGTTGTCCGGAGTAGGTATAGGTGGAAGTGATGCTGGTGACGTCGCGGACGGAGGGTACAATGCGACAATACTCATCCCATACATGGAATATAATAGCGTACAAATGATTCCCAGCGTGTGGAATGTTGGAAGAGCCATACATCCAAGGGTCATCAGAGCCAAGTCATCCGTCGGTGCTGTGGTCAAATTGAATAAGTATATGCAATGGGCTAAGTATTGAACATTGACGCACGAAATGATGCCCAATGAACCATGATTCTAAAGGTTTCTGCGATAGATTTGGGGAAACCTGTACTTCCAGACGAATGAAGGTACAACATCACGTTGTCCAGTGGTGGGCGAACAAGTGGCATAGGATATTCTTCAAAAGGATCATCTTGAGACTCGCACCCTAACTTTGGATAAATATCATAGAACGCAGGCATCTCTTCAATGGATAACTCGAATCCGGGGCTTGTCGATGCTAACTCGGACCTGATGCCGGCCAGTAGTGGTTTTAAAGTCTGTTGCGTAGAGAGTAATCTGTGGCAGTCTGTCTCTTTCAGCATTTTGATaatagcagcagcagtattTCTTGGAGACATCAAGAAAGGCTAAGATTAACACTGATGTCAAACACTCAATTTGTAGATGCAAGATCTCGTCCTTACCACCATCCCTGCCCGTATCAAGCCAACAGAAACCGCGTTATACAACAAATTGTCCGAAAAGGCAACAATAGCGATCAACTCTCCTTCAGGTCCTCTACGTCCTGGACGCATCTTATGCGCTACACGATGACATGCGCGTCCGTACTCCAAGTATGTGACTTTTGTTATGTCTGATTGACcatcttcgttgaaaatccaTACAGGGTAGTCAGGATTGTTCTTGATGTGGAAGTCAACGACTTCTGGAAGAGTTACTGAGCAGTCTCTTGGTGGTGCAGTAGGAGACATTGTGAAAACAGCGACCTGAGTTGACCCCTTTCTATCATTGGCATTTTATATAGTTGTCTAATGGCAATCCAAATCGAACAGTTCCTGATGTGGTAACCCATATTCGCGTGAGATCGGAAGAGAATATTTGCACGCTCGTATTGTCATAGATGGCATTGACTTGTGTCTTCCGCCAGGTGAAGGGTGTGCGAGAGAGAGGTGTGTCGGTGACTTTGCCTCGGGAAGTGGCGCAACGCCACAGCTATTTTTTGTCTTGACTTATTTTAATTTAGTCCAAAGTCAGACGAATCAGGAAATAACTTCCATTTTTAATACTGAATCTGGTAAAATGCTGAGCCAGTGACAAAAAACTTCATTGAATTTAATGGTGGGTAAGCTGAGTCGGCACTAGGAGGGGTGCAAACGAGAAGAAAAAACAGTTGTATGCTATCAGCTATAGCATTTCTCTACGGCAGTGTGGGCAATTGTCTTCAGCGGCATCCAAACGGCACCTGGTTGTAGGCTTCGGAACTTCCGTGCCATCCACAACACATCCTGTTCTATCTGCTAAAACCTACGGTCTTAAGCCATACTTGTAGATATGGTAATTGCAAATGAACTCGGCTGGGTATGACTATCTCTCAGCAGCCTGTTGTTGTCTGTTACCGCTGGGCtacaaaaatcaaaattttAATCATATTTATTGTCAAACCACGTCAGATACATATCCATCAACTCGTCTCATCGGTATGAACAGATTGGTATGCTATGAGTTATATGCACACATTTACTCGGTATGTAACATGCAAAGATAGATTCTGATGCCTCAAATAATTCTTCAGAGATAGCACATAAGCATGCATACAACTTGATGTGCACCCTAGCGGTATCGTTTTAGAAGCGGGCTTCCGTTCTCTTGGAGATCATATTTAATTTGGGGTAACAactctccttttctttgtgATGCCTCGCATTTTCCCGTTATAAACGTTTATAGAGGAGCTCAAATGATCAACGGCATATATCCCGACGTCGACAGGGCTTCAAGCAGGGCTCTAAGTCTAACTGCTAGCTTAAACCATAAAAGCATTCATGATGCATTCAATCACTTTCCTAACGCATAAAAGCTAGTAATTATTCAGGTTGAGTGTAATCTAAAGAGCCGTTAATATATATAAATGCTATTTCCGTTCCTTCAAGGTAAGTAACATAACACTCTTTGAATTGCAAGGGATAAAGGTTTCGTGCATTGAAGTAACGCAGCTCATCCGGCGATTGTTAGAACGTGATGACTTCATTGGGGCACTTAGCGCGACGCATAAATGCCATCTATAGTGCCATCAGTTGCAATGTCGAGATTAAATCTCCATACTGGTATTACAACTGTTTAGTAGATGTCTTGAAGGTGCCAGAGGAACTTCAGATTGAAATGATACGGTACTACAGGTATTTAATTCATCACCAATATTCTGTATGATTGTAATGCAAAATAGAGAATATGTGGTCACATTTGCTCTGATTTGGAAAATCGCGCTCGTTTGATCCCTTCCCTATAAGTAATATAAGTTGGAAGCCTGCCAAGAAAACGAAGCTAGTAGGTCGCGCCGTGCTATTTTAAGCACacatctatttttagaattGAGGAAATGATAAAAGTTGAAGCACTTCAAGTGCTTGGCTTTTCAGTTTCATCCTCCATCCGAGGAATCAGCCGAAGTGTGTTACCAGAAAATACGCGTATGGTAACGAGAGAAGGTATAAAATATTTACATCGTTGCACTTTGACAATTGAGGTTACGCCGCTGTTCCGATTTGAATGTACCCGCCGTCCACCTGGACGAGGCGAGGTCGGCCTTATGATCCCTGAACATGCACTCTATAGCGCCAAAAACGTTCAAAATTGAACAAGTGTTTTACTGTCTTCTATATTACATTGTTCGTATATCAAAATGCCACGCACACAGAGAACTCTAACCTGCATCAATTCGCCTTGCTCTCCTCCTCGCTTAATTTATCCTGTTCCGCCGGATCCCATCCTTTTGCTTTGATCTCTTCCATTACAGATTCCTTCAACTCACGCACTGCCTTCCCTTCCTTGTTCTTGTAAAATACAATAtcaccttcatcttcaatgaaGAGACATTGTGTAAATGAGCGGTAGAGGGCATAGAAAGAGGGCTGTATGCATCACCAACAATCTCGTAAGCCTTTTTAGGCACGGAAAATAAGGAAAAAAGTACTCACCGTTGAGTCGTAATTGTAATCCTCCTTCAAGACAGACTTCACCGCTTTGGTGATTTCCGGCCCGTTATCtataaattatatttctcaTTCAGTCTAGTTCGCTACAAAGGAAGCAACAAAAGACTTACAGAATGGAGCGCGAAGGAAGAAGTCTGAAAGGTAGAAGAACTTAGTCAAAATCTTCTGAACTAGCCAATCATACTTACGATGCGCGACATGGTCGTGACTGATGTTGTGGAAGAAGAACCTGCCCATCCACCCGAGTAGCGGTCTGTCAACGGTGCCAACGGCGCCTCGGAGGAAGGACCATTCTCCCTTGCGATAATGGGGGATAGTGGGATCTGAGTGATGAAGGAAGGTGAACATCACAATCCAGTGGTTGACGAGCTTGACAATGATATAGTTTAGTACAAAGCTGTGTCTATGTGCGGCATGCTGGTACTCACGACATATGGCGCCAAATAATACCACAAGAAGAATTCCCTTCCAAGTTTGTACAGTATGAAGGACATGGCGCCGAGGCCGACATTGGAcatgaaaattgaaaagcCTGGTAAAAATTAGGAACAAAGTCACAGAGGACTTTCACAAATACGTACGTTGCTCCTTTTTAAAGAGTGGCGAATATGGACTAAAATGGTTGGTGCCGGGGGGGTACATTGGAGACCCCATGGTGTTACGCCTAATTTCAAGGTTAATACGTTCACAAAAGAGATATCTCTGGAATAACATACGCAAGGTAAACCCACCACCCGCTATGATGGATTACGTTAATCAATTATATGTGTAGCAAAACTATTTAATATAATAACGTACAAGCCCTGCATGATGAACATCCTGTAGAGGGTGTACAATGGTGTCTCCTCGAAGATTTCAGAATAATCTGTGCTCTTGGCCAATTTTTCGGATGGAAGGTTGAATTGACTGCGGGTATATGGAACATAGTTTTCGTCTCGCTCCATAGAACCTGTTGCTTTCTATATAAAACCTAGGTGAGCCCATATTTACCAGAATAATCCTAAAGAATTCTAACATGATGAGCGTGATGGGTTGAGCGCCACGAGAAGTATGGGATCAGCAAGTACTGTACGCAGCGTCAGCTATTTATTtaaattgtcaaattttcaaagcaGGACTTACAGAATGGAGGAGGAAACCAACTGTGTTGTTAATTTTATTGCTTTCGAAAAGGGAAGTGTGTCCGGCATCATGGCCTTCATTCGAATACTCTTAGTTAGAACTCCAACGCGGAATAGTTGATAAACATACCAAGACAGAAAATCCCAGCAAATACGAGTCCCTGGAACCACCAATAAAATCCCCACATCGACGCTTTCAAAAGGGTCTTCTGCCATCCTTCCGTCACATATCCCCCGAAATCACTCGCCGCCCAAGGTGTGATCGAATATGCGAATTTATATAGGAGCGAGGTGAATACGATATCGCGAATGACATATAGAGCTGCCTTTCGTTGATTTTCTGCGATAAAGTAAATTAGCATCGTTTTATTGCATTGGTGCAAAGCTGCATACTCCTGAGCAAATGCTTGGGCACGGCATCATGCACTTCCTTTAGTGTAAACGTGGGAGGAACGAATGGTCGCTTGAGTCTTACGAGATAATCATTAGCCCTGAATACTACTATACAGCACTAAGCTGGACACACCGTTCCTCGTATTCTGGACCATTTTTAAAAAACATGACTGGAAAATCTGAGAGGAGGTCACCAGTAGGGAGGATTTCCACTGGGCCGGAATCAAGAAGGGGTCTTCTCAAGCGAAACCACCGCGAGGTCTAAGTATAAGTAAAAGATGCTTCACGATAATGGCACAGACCGCAATCTAACCGATTGGCAATACCTGAGAAATGAGAGATCGGTATCAAGACTCGAGAACCAGGGCTCGAGGTAAATACATGCTTTGAACGGCTGTCAACACGGAGTGTTACGCTTTTGGCAGTGTGGATAGTTGGGCGTATACATCCATCTGCATCAGTCGTGGGAACCGAAGTTTCTTCGTTCAAGTTGAAAGCTGCCTGCGCTGTTGTGTGACGACTATCATTCTATGACAGCTCGGGCAGCATGGACTGGCCGATGGAACTGATTGAGGGCGTCCTATGTTCATTTGTCATGATATTTTTGGTATCTAATATAGTCCATGCCCACACAGCCAACTATACTTGCTTTGACCGACAAATATCTTTGAATGATGAACACGACATAGAATGAGGCAGAAATCTGTACGGAGAGAACGAATCTTCTGGGCTCACAACTGAGCGGTCCATAAAACCCCGCGTGATTATCGATCTGTGAGAGAGCAGCTTGATTTTCAGAAGACTTGCGGAAAAGTGTCATTAACACTCGGATCCTTGTCCACAGAATGTTGTTCAAACTCAAGTGCGGATATCTTTAGTTACCGTTGTTCCGGTGGTTGTTTACACTTCTTTGTGTGCTTCCACACTCTCAAAGCAGCCTCGTAATCGCCTGAAAAATATGCTTCTTTGTCGCATTATCGGTGGCACAATTCTTAGAATATCTCAGCGACAACCCGACGCCAGCTTTAACTACCCATGATTCAAGTGTAATTGCGCGAGGTACACTATCACTTTTCTGCCTCGTGGCATCATCAGTGCAACTTTATCACTTCGACTGGCTTCGACAATGATTCTACCCCTATCGTAGGCAAGATATGTTCCAATAGCTTACAATGAACAGTTCCCGGAGTAACTACAGCAACATCACTAAGTCCGATATCTTCAGTCACAAAACAATATCATATGCATAAGTATCCTTGCCAGTACTCACGCAGTAATTCGGAAATCACTCTGAAATTCCAGTAGTACTGTCAACTAAGCCCATCTATACCTATGCGTAAACAACGGTGTTTATTTTTCGAGCAGAAAAAGACACGTCAATGGTTGGCATGTCCTGATACCCGACAAGGATCTACAGAATTTAAACGTCTAGACGTTGAAGGTGGAGATAGGTCGTATTACTATCGAATTCACGCGATAGTTCGTGGACTATCTGACAACAATCAGCGGTCGACCATTAGTATTCCCCAAAGATTATGCGGATGGGGCAAGATAACATCCAGCACTTGACAAAGTATGAGAGAGCTGGGGTTGATATGTTTGTAGTTTTACCATATGTCCAGGACAGGGACCTCGCAAAAACGATAGATTATGTAGCTGGGAACTTCATATCGCAGACAGTCGGAAAATTTGCGAGATTAACACAGCAGCTTAGTGAATGCGCAGTATATTATTAACAATAAGCGATATTTTCCGAACCCACCTTTGGCCGCAAATGACCCCTTATAAGATGAGCGGCGTTCTCGTAGGCGAGGGTTTTAACCGTATGTTCTCAAGGTAACAGTTGATACTTACCGAACATATTTGCGAATAATGCTTAGGTGAATGTTCCGATAAAGTATTGGTAAGAGCCTTCAGAGAAGTACAAGTACCATGATAAAA
Proteins encoded:
- a CDS encoding Delta(12) fatty acid desaturase, which produces MFFKNGPEYEERLKRPFVPPTFTLKEVHDAVPKHLLRKNQRKAALYVIRDIVFTSLLYKFAYSITPWAASDFGGYVTEGWQKTLLKASMWGFYWWFQGLVFAGIFCLGHDAGHTSLFESNKINNTVGFLLHSYLLIPYFSWRSTHHAHHKATGSMERDENYVPYTRSQFNLPSEKLAKSTDYSEIFEETPLYTLYRMFIMQGFGWWVYLARNTMGSPMYPPGTNHFSPYSPLFKKEQRFSIFMSNVGLGAMSFILYKLGREFFLWYYLAPYVLVNHWIVMFTFLHHSDPTIPHYRKGEWSFLRGAVGTVDRPLLGWMGRFFFHNISHDHVAHHFFLRAPFYNGPEITKAVKSVLKEDYNYDSTPSFYALYRSFTQCLFIEDEGDIVFYKNKEGKAVRELKESVMEEIKAKGWDPAEQDKLSEEESKAN
- a CDS encoding putative NRPS-like protein biosynthetic cluster, which codes for MSPTAPPRDCSVTLPEVVDFHIKNNPDYPVWIFNEDGQSDITKVTYLEYGRACHRVAHKMRPGRRGPEGELIAIVAFSDNLLYNAVSVGLIRAGMVPFLMSPRNTAAAIIKMLKETDCHRLLSTQQTLKPLLAGIRSELASTSPGFELSIEEMPAFYDIYPKLGCESQDDPFEEYPMPLVRPPLDNVMLYLHSSGSTGFPKSIAETFRIMVHWASFPPTDDLALMTLGCMALPTFHTLGIICTLLYSMYGMSIVALYPPSATSPASLPPIPTPDNIIDHTRRTNCNVLISIPTLLQSWAQNRKHVEFLAKLDMVTWSGGSVPTKLGNFMTDSGVKLSPIFGGTEFGAPTYLKRRSGGYGDWEWISMDECVRIRWDPQGDGTYECQFLTSPDHQLSVENMPDIKGYASADLFIPHPTVPNFWKIVGRKDDVIIHSSGEKTVPAPMENIILNSPFTMGVVIFGREHDQAGVLIELKPTYNFDPSIEVNVIQGRNLMWPVIEEANRVAPAFSRIFKELIIFTSPNKPLPRAGKGTVMRKASLALYHEEIEALYASIESTVSAETVSPPPEWTEEATRKWLMHQVADITSGKVSCISVDLFEQGVDSLSSTILRRRIVGALQSNKETLKASEMIAQSLVYNYPSIEKLSTFLLGLIRDPDSNLVTTSRVDAIEEMISKYNVGFQKPLLSGTPENSATVLLTGTTGNLGSEILAGLLKNEAVKKIYALNRPSKDARARHVARFEDRGFDVGLLSDDKLVLLDGDITKKHIGLEQGRYQELLDNVNVIIHAAWRVDFNLQLVSFEPMVRGTRNLIDLAQSTSAGSSTKLLFTSSVASAFSWDRSRGPYAEEVLLDPKYAIGNGYGESKYVAERLITQSGVNGTSFRVGQISGGQPKGAWATTDWVPILVKSSIELNALPSMFGFASWLPMDGVAQSIIDVALHNSDLPPALNLVHPRPIPFDDIVSAINNALVQEGVTTTQIPVLPIQDWYSLLEKRAKRANPEDHKAIPAIKLLDFFRGAATVDSALRSGQIKGTESGGIAEFLTTKSQNVSTTMRNIPSLSNGDAQLWVKYWKSTGFFN